In a genomic window of Mageeibacillus indolicus UPII9-5:
- a CDS encoding YitT family protein, with the protein MVNFLTKIKQHKLFPYGRSLIFMLIGAFLCAVGIDMFYLPFKFTMGGLSGIAAIIYYITGDAVPFGTLTFILNLPLLLLGLKFVNLKFVIKSLIGIFFFSGVIDLLAGTIDHWFQSIYRPINGQLPDLFIFAVIGGIIFGIGLGLFFLAGYTTGGTDILAVIINRIFPFISIGRAILLIDIVIVSATLIIPPVPGAPSPFLLAMYSFVSLYISTKAIDICISGWNFSRSAFIISDHAQPIAEAILSKLERGVTGFTGQGMFTNNGKTILFCVLPNRQIKPLRDIVAAIDPGAFIVVEEAREVYGQGFTGNNEELF; encoded by the coding sequence ATGGTAAATTTTCTTACAAAAATTAAACAACATAAGCTGTTTCCCTATGGCAGATCACTCATTTTTATGTTGATCGGAGCCTTCTTATGTGCTGTCGGCATTGATATGTTTTACCTGCCGTTTAAATTTACCATGGGCGGATTGAGCGGAATTGCAGCAATTATCTACTACATCACCGGGGATGCCGTACCGTTCGGTACCCTGACATTTATACTGAATTTGCCCCTACTTTTGTTGGGATTAAAATTTGTCAATCTCAAATTTGTCATTAAAAGTTTGATCGGCATATTTTTCTTTTCCGGGGTAATTGATTTGCTGGCTGGTACAATCGATCATTGGTTCCAAAGCATATACCGCCCCATAAACGGGCAACTGCCGGATCTCTTTATTTTTGCTGTTATCGGAGGCATCATCTTCGGCATCGGCTTAGGATTATTTTTCCTCGCCGGCTACACCACCGGAGGCACCGATATTTTAGCAGTCATTATCAATCGAATCTTTCCTTTTATCAGCATAGGCCGAGCAATTTTGCTTATTGATATAGTGATTGTAAGTGCCACATTGATTATTCCACCGGTTCCCGGCGCACCTTCCCCCTTCTTGCTTGCCATGTACTCTTTTGTATCTTTATATATATCAACCAAAGCTATAGATATTTGTATCAGCGGTTGGAATTTCAGTCGTTCCGCTTTTATAATCTCAGATCACGCTCAACCGATTGCCGAAGCTATTTTAAGCAAATTAGAGCGCGGGGTCACAGGCTTTACTGGGCAAGGTATGTTTACCAACAACGGAAAAACAATACTTTTTTGTGTTTTGCCCAATCGACAAATAAAGCCTTTACGTGATATCGTAGCAGCTATAGATCCGGGAGCTTTTATCGTTGTCGAAGAAGCCCGTGAAGTATACGGACAAGGTTTCACCGGTAATAATGAGGAGCTGTTCTAA
- a CDS encoding M20/M25/M40 family metallo-hydrolase, whose product MQGLRERIDKIFGEVMAVKSISNTENERNIEDYIDKYISEIPYWQEHKDRFGKWEIKGDFLKRRVNWALVKGDSPETIIIFHHHDTVDIEDYGKLKDIAFDNLALKKHLQELGISSDAAADVKSDDWIFGRGACDMKAALAVHLAVSEIYAGELSPKVGLLFLSVGDEEVYSQGMRSAVELLANLRDRFKLRYLIAIDSEPFETDLPATKKLSVGTVGKLMPVIVAQGIISHIKEPTKGINAITLLNHVIQKIDLNPELAEFTKSEMTPVPSWLMARDLKQSYDVSTALQAAGYFSVLHLNTSPNEIMAKIIKLARAAVDEFFPEFLQLQEIYGVAHDIAKPQVITYRELREKCAALPGFDAFDVKFREEEAADFRRGVDFQNLTIGNIRKLLEFYGHKEAFIVIALAPPYYPAMNCRNLKDTELDIVKFMELYEAFLLNKYACELQIEEHFMGICDLSYCALEKDVGEYMAVQDSLAVSPELYQLNFKVLAQLNIPGVNLGPRGKDLHKYTERVYAPDLHTTVPEFLLFLLHHYESVLREN is encoded by the coding sequence ATGCAAGGGTTAAGAGAACGTATAGATAAAATTTTTGGCGAAGTTATGGCCGTCAAAAGCATAAGCAATACTGAAAATGAGCGTAATATTGAAGATTATATTGATAAATACATATCCGAAATTCCGTATTGGCAAGAGCATAAAGACAGATTCGGCAAATGGGAGATAAAAGGTGATTTCTTAAAACGCCGGGTTAACTGGGCCTTGGTTAAAGGGGACAGTCCTGAAACGATCATTATCTTTCATCATCATGATACGGTTGATATCGAAGACTATGGTAAGCTCAAGGACATAGCTTTTGACAATCTTGCCTTGAAAAAACATTTGCAAGAGCTTGGCATTTCTTCTGATGCGGCGGCGGACGTCAAGTCGGACGACTGGATTTTCGGGCGGGGAGCGTGTGACATGAAAGCTGCCTTGGCTGTTCATTTGGCTGTCAGTGAAATTTATGCTGGTGAACTGTCACCAAAAGTAGGTCTATTATTTTTGTCAGTCGGGGATGAGGAAGTATATTCACAAGGTATGCGTTCGGCGGTGGAGCTTTTAGCCAATTTGCGTGACCGCTTTAAGCTGCGCTATTTAATTGCGATTGATTCGGAACCGTTTGAAACAGATCTTCCCGCTACCAAGAAATTATCAGTAGGCACGGTAGGCAAACTAATGCCGGTGATTGTGGCTCAAGGCATCATCTCGCATATAAAGGAGCCGACTAAAGGTATCAATGCGATTACTTTACTTAATCACGTTATACAAAAAATTGATTTAAATCCTGAATTGGCTGAATTTACTAAATCAGAAATGACTCCGGTTCCTTCTTGGCTTATGGCACGTGATCTCAAACAGAGTTACGACGTATCTACGGCTTTGCAGGCGGCTGGATATTTTAGCGTTTTGCATTTGAACACTTCACCGAATGAGATTATGGCTAAGATAATAAAACTGGCGCGGGCGGCTGTTGATGAGTTTTTTCCTGAGTTTTTGCAATTGCAGGAAATATATGGTGTGGCGCACGATATTGCCAAGCCACAAGTGATAACTTATCGAGAATTGCGAGAAAAATGTGCAGCTTTGCCGGGATTTGACGCTTTTGACGTTAAGTTTAGAGAGGAGGAGGCAGCTGATTTTCGCCGTGGGGTTGATTTCCAAAATTTGACCATTGGTAATATTCGAAAACTGCTTGAGTTTTATGGACATAAAGAAGCGTTCATCGTAATTGCTTTGGCACCGCCGTATTACCCGGCAATGAATTGTCGCAACTTAAAGGATACGGAATTGGACATTGTAAAATTTATGGAATTATATGAAGCATTTTTGCTGAATAAGTATGCATGCGAACTTCAGATAGAAGAGCACTTTATGGGAATTTGTGATTTGAGCTACTGTGCGTTGGAAAAGGATGTGGGAGAATATATGGCTGTACAGGATAGCTTGGCCGTTTCCCCCGAATTGTATCAGCTTAATTTTAAAGTTTTGGCACAATTGAATATACCGGGCGTTAATTTAGGACCGCGAGGCAAAGATCTTCACAAATATACGGAACGAGTTTATGCGCCGGATTTACATACTACGGTACCGGAGTTTTTACTCTTCTTGCTACATCATTATGAATCGGTGTTACGTGAAAACTGA
- a CDS encoding flavodoxin domain-containing protein: MKAGIFYFTTSGNTENMADTLASAWEAKGVEVVKKPFSEADAGDLDGLDIVALGSPAQGTEEVDDTEFKPFYDDNLTALKGKKLFLFGSFGWGGGEYMETFADTAKADGIKVVGVYTHLEALDDEAGEELKEKAASVL, translated from the coding sequence ATGAAAGCAGGCATTTTTTACTTTACTACATCTGGTAATACTGAGAATATGGCTGATACGTTAGCCAGTGCATGGGAAGCCAAAGGGGTTGAGGTCGTTAAAAAACCTTTTTCGGAGGCTGATGCCGGTGATTTGGATGGGTTGGACATCGTTGCTTTAGGTTCGCCCGCTCAAGGTACAGAAGAGGTTGACGACACTGAATTCAAACCGTTTTATGATGATAATCTGACAGCGTTGAAAGGAAAAAAACTCTTCCTGTTTGGTTCTTTCGGCTGGGGTGGCGGCGAATATATGGAAACTTTTGCCGATACTGCTAAGGCGGACGGGATCAAGGTAGTTGGCGTGTACACCCATTTGGAAGCTCTGGACGATGAGGCTGGCGAAGAGCTCAAAGAAAAAGCTGCTTCCGTCTTGTAA
- a CDS encoding S8 family serine peptidase has protein sequence MKRILMKGSAILTALCMLTLCTEWPANVKADYDSAGAVWPNMPKSTVAAEATEHMLDTFICRLRGCGIIKSKEDLNNFGGAIPITIALHNETEAAGTQLDFIHLLGRRYQRIDEFMAKIAKQIGREPVKIRKAALTNPMVATELTLKEIKSISKNKELERIEPDFPMLTTAHGFPAKTMIRQNYSPINLGDIGNSSILYGAMSRNSRKSIFSDRAADIAFLPKLNGTGRVVAVLDTGFDIDHPDFAMPDLTGAKYVDRESIIRRINEINSAAGTTLIRGGWLNNKFPYGYNYANNTFDVKESGNSHGTHVAAIAAASAGGKFPGQAPGAQIFAMRVLAGESDYAAPSVYAKAIEDSILLGADSINMSFGVPAATLKHAAAEILQAIATAKKMGVMVTVSAGNSNYADADLIPPQADNPNYGTISSPALTPDVIAVASLDNSTVMLPYLNSGAAKIPYYPSSSRSLIDVYGKSLPLYDVGEATKDDLKDLPAKSLAGKAALIKRGKIKFDEKVAAVATLGAELAVIYDNESSGEWVNMGINNPAIPAIFLRKDDGLVLRKNGGSILLNKNQAAFKLTNGGKMSYFSSWGPTPEFDLKPELTAVGGHVQAAQPGNTYGDKSGTSMAAPQVAGVAALLRERMLKDNDLSLDVQKTGATQLQNSVAEGKNSVAVDNASYYRFAKNMLMSTATPQVDRKNNLFVSPRKQGAGLLNKEGVLTGYAYVTSEIGESKLNLGNMASPIFNLPLVIHNCSKTKSLKFNIAQVTVQTDSLNPAHPQMIIPESSRRIVPDYHNDATIVVAPKSEYKFTIPIDISSLESELAKQFINGYFVEGFVRIKSLQPEQGDIGLPYIGFRSGARNAGGGFIDLPVLERPIYEYEDLSENSAYTPKYYKLNQAKDKNAFTALVSELNGKKVVLGETTTVPNKVRVFDKSKIAISPNGDGCQDYAELRGVFLLAYCEDKVEITDEKGKVVFEGKDGYSGKADSNSANVGRKNMASTSDGTDADFYTEAERYKWYGKGRYGEELPDGKYNYTFTVRGAAEAAKPQKYTFPIVVDRNKPEIVKPTLTSNGFAAEFVESGSGIKTVRAETYDVDGKLLQVTIPKVSGNKLELSSSQDKLASTYLRLQDFAGNETFVAVKRLLAGNDTGSLQVITTVKPLKPGESVDPLSSDEYEIIVKDSLGQRQMDTAALPYGKYTAEIKLKISNFVAVNKVENFTLTPTAKHAVLNFQVREVPTVKIDIPVDVSTDNGRMPNAERPIITAVGTDGVVEEAEVKTSFSSAGNANTANFMLAAGKWQLTARRVPAGWRMLPEKVDIEVAGDGTLSVINGSLPFTLIGPKVLGIEPQVEVLSGKLPMEKISYKAVVVGDKGKNKFAGHVFTDLSALPQGEYDVYPQLPKGFFAVPDVIRVDLRSEIAKPDLRIYAETEHDFGKIEVSENIDTKPASSPLADYVAINTNGEKFVDLHKLPYGTWLIKPRYTPQKFYTEQSEEKVILKPESKIAKVVFNWMSFAASNKKGSVVLNPDWGFEWNLHNTFEKSSAKPYKYLFHRLDKPEQKDMTFELSAPSYYPPYTPVASDVPYGIYKVIPDTSATPNIFATPKSQIVRVSRTKSSIAFKYGNVEPKENKATIMENTSLGVKVILPENSALSGLKIKLVAEELNQVPSAVQAAYDKLPVKRKIYEIHIVDEQGKVVPVPENEVWQVEIPRFYQEANAAAYYLSPNGYPIKPEQKVDNDLISMKVEHLSVYAVAAGDMPQPKPEPQPKPEPQPKPEPQPQPEPQPNPNPNPQPKPDQEDQQPSSHSTSEFDLYQKFFLSNASLKDREKGRQLNTRAGALPKTGEKGEKSVAPIMLIILGVALMVDLIIRKLQQIRRERS, from the coding sequence ATGAAGAGAATTTTGATGAAAGGGTCAGCGATATTGACAGCATTATGCATGCTGACCCTGTGTACAGAGTGGCCAGCGAATGTCAAGGCCGATTATGATAGTGCAGGTGCCGTCTGGCCAAACATGCCGAAGTCGACTGTGGCTGCCGAGGCAACGGAACACATGCTGGACACGTTTATATGCCGGCTAAGAGGCTGCGGCATCATAAAATCTAAAGAAGATCTTAACAACTTTGGCGGTGCTATTCCGATAACAATAGCTTTGCATAACGAAACGGAAGCGGCAGGTACCCAACTTGATTTTATTCATCTACTTGGCCGTAGGTACCAGCGTATTGATGAATTCATGGCAAAAATTGCTAAACAAATTGGCCGAGAGCCGGTAAAAATTCGCAAAGCCGCCCTCACCAACCCTATGGTCGCAACTGAATTGACATTGAAAGAAATAAAAAGTATAAGCAAAAATAAAGAGTTGGAGCGTATCGAACCTGATTTCCCTATGCTTACAACAGCCCATGGCTTCCCGGCAAAAACAATGATCAGGCAAAATTATTCCCCGATAAATCTTGGTGATATAGGCAACAGTTCAATATTATACGGGGCTATGTCACGTAACTCGCGTAAATCGATCTTTAGCGATCGGGCGGCTGATATTGCTTTTTTACCGAAATTAAACGGCACGGGCCGAGTCGTTGCTGTTTTAGACACAGGTTTTGATATTGATCACCCTGATTTTGCAATGCCTGATTTAACGGGTGCTAAATATGTTGACCGTGAAAGTATTATAAGACGAATAAATGAGATAAATTCTGCTGCGGGGACTACGCTCATCCGCGGTGGTTGGCTGAATAACAAATTTCCATATGGATATAATTATGCTAACAATACATTCGATGTAAAAGAGAGCGGAAATTCACATGGAACACATGTAGCGGCCATAGCAGCAGCTTCTGCCGGAGGAAAATTTCCGGGACAGGCACCGGGGGCCCAGATATTCGCGATGCGAGTCTTGGCCGGTGAATCGGATTACGCCGCCCCGTCAGTATATGCTAAAGCGATTGAAGACAGCATTTTACTTGGAGCTGATAGTATAAATATGAGCTTTGGAGTTCCGGCAGCGACTCTTAAACATGCGGCTGCTGAAATCTTGCAGGCAATTGCAACAGCTAAAAAAATGGGTGTGATGGTTACGGTTTCTGCAGGAAATTCAAATTATGCTGATGCCGATTTAATACCGCCACAAGCTGACAACCCTAATTATGGTACGATTTCGTCCCCGGCCTTGACGCCTGATGTTATTGCTGTAGCATCTTTGGACAATTCGACGGTCATGCTGCCGTACCTTAATTCCGGTGCGGCCAAAATACCGTATTATCCGAGTTCTTCACGTTCGTTGATTGATGTGTATGGCAAATCATTACCATTGTATGATGTCGGTGAAGCTACTAAAGATGACTTGAAGGATTTACCGGCCAAGTCTTTGGCAGGTAAGGCTGCTTTAATTAAACGGGGAAAAATTAAATTCGATGAAAAAGTTGCTGCAGTAGCCACTTTAGGTGCAGAATTGGCCGTGATTTATGACAATGAATCTTCAGGTGAATGGGTAAACATGGGGATTAATAATCCGGCTATTCCGGCAATATTTTTACGTAAGGACGACGGACTTGTGTTGCGGAAAAACGGTGGTTCAATTTTATTAAATAAGAACCAGGCTGCTTTTAAATTAACCAACGGCGGGAAAATGTCTTATTTTTCTAGTTGGGGACCGACCCCGGAATTTGATCTGAAACCTGAGCTTACCGCTGTGGGAGGGCATGTGCAGGCAGCGCAGCCAGGCAATACGTATGGCGATAAATCTGGTACATCTATGGCTGCTCCTCAAGTCGCTGGGGTTGCAGCTTTGTTAAGAGAACGCATGCTTAAAGATAATGATCTTAGCTTGGATGTACAAAAAACCGGTGCTACTCAGCTGCAAAACTCAGTTGCAGAAGGAAAAAATTCTGTCGCCGTAGACAATGCCTCATATTATAGATTTGCCAAAAACATGCTGATGAGTACGGCGACTCCGCAGGTTGACCGTAAAAACAATTTATTTGTATCGCCGCGCAAGCAAGGAGCTGGTTTACTGAATAAAGAAGGTGTTCTTACCGGATATGCTTATGTTACTTCTGAGATCGGAGAGAGTAAGTTGAACTTAGGTAATATGGCCTCTCCAATATTTAATCTGCCGCTGGTAATTCATAACTGCAGTAAAACAAAAAGTTTGAAATTTAATATTGCTCAGGTGACCGTCCAAACAGATAGTCTTAATCCCGCCCATCCGCAAATGATTATACCGGAAAGCAGCAGACGTATAGTCCCCGATTATCACAATGATGCAACAATTGTTGTCGCGCCTAAATCAGAATATAAGTTCACCATTCCTATTGATATCAGTTCTCTGGAATCTGAACTGGCCAAACAATTTATCAACGGATATTTTGTTGAAGGCTTTGTACGTATTAAATCTTTGCAACCGGAACAGGGTGATATAGGTTTGCCGTATATAGGTTTCAGGTCAGGCGCGAGAAATGCCGGCGGCGGATTCATAGATTTGCCTGTGCTAGAACGACCAATATATGAATATGAGGATCTTAGCGAAAACTCAGCCTATACGCCGAAATATTATAAGCTTAATCAAGCAAAGGACAAAAACGCTTTTACTGCTCTCGTGAGTGAATTAAACGGTAAAAAGGTAGTATTGGGTGAAACTACGACTGTACCTAATAAGGTACGCGTCTTTGATAAATCTAAAATTGCTATTTCCCCTAATGGTGACGGCTGCCAGGATTATGCTGAATTGCGCGGCGTATTTTTGCTTGCCTATTGTGAAGACAAAGTTGAAATTACAGATGAGAAGGGTAAAGTTGTTTTTGAGGGTAAAGATGGTTACAGCGGTAAAGCTGACTCTAATTCGGCCAACGTAGGCCGCAAAAACATGGCTTCAACATCAGATGGGACTGATGCCGACTTTTATACGGAGGCAGAGCGATATAAATGGTATGGCAAGGGAAGATATGGTGAAGAATTGCCTGATGGCAAGTACAACTACACTTTTACGGTCAGAGGAGCGGCTGAGGCTGCTAAACCGCAAAAGTATACCTTCCCGATAGTTGTTGATCGAAACAAGCCGGAGATAGTGAAACCGACTCTTACCTCAAATGGATTTGCCGCTGAGTTTGTCGAAAGTGGCAGCGGTATTAAAACGGTAAGAGCGGAAACGTATGATGTTGACGGCAAGCTGCTGCAAGTTACTATTCCTAAGGTAAGTGGCAATAAACTGGAGTTGAGCTCATCGCAAGACAAACTTGCCAGCACTTATTTGCGTTTGCAAGATTTTGCCGGTAATGAAACATTCGTTGCCGTTAAACGCCTTTTGGCCGGAAATGACACTGGTAGTTTACAAGTAATTACTACTGTCAAGCCATTAAAACCCGGCGAAAGTGTTGATCCTCTATCTTCTGATGAATATGAAATAATTGTCAAAGATTCTTTGGGGCAACGCCAGATGGATACAGCTGCTTTGCCATATGGTAAATATACGGCAGAAATAAAGCTTAAAATAAGCAATTTTGTTGCGGTAAACAAGGTCGAAAATTTCACCTTGACTCCGACCGCCAAACATGCGGTGCTTAACTTTCAGGTGCGTGAAGTTCCTACTGTTAAAATAGATATTCCTGTAGATGTATCAACTGATAATGGCCGTATGCCGAATGCTGAGCGACCGATAATTACGGCTGTCGGCACTGACGGGGTAGTTGAAGAAGCTGAAGTAAAAACTTCTTTCAGCAGTGCGGGTAACGCAAACACTGCGAATTTTATGCTTGCTGCCGGTAAATGGCAGCTTACAGCTCGTCGCGTTCCGGCAGGCTGGCGTATGCTACCGGAAAAGGTGGATATAGAGGTGGCCGGTGACGGTACTTTGAGCGTTATTAATGGCAGTTTACCATTTACTTTGATCGGGCCTAAGGTACTGGGAATTGAGCCGCAGGTTGAAGTTTTAAGTGGAAAACTTCCGATGGAAAAAATAAGCTATAAAGCGGTTGTTGTCGGAGACAAAGGAAAAAATAAATTTGCCGGCCATGTATTTACAGATTTAAGTGCTTTACCACAAGGAGAATACGATGTCTATCCTCAATTGCCCAAAGGATTTTTTGCCGTTCCAGATGTAATAAGGGTTGATTTACGCAGTGAAATCGCTAAACCAGATCTTAGAATTTATGCTGAAACTGAGCATGATTTTGGCAAAATAGAGGTCAGTGAAAATATCGACACTAAACCGGCCTCGTCTCCTTTAGCTGATTATGTAGCTATAAATACGAATGGTGAAAAATTTGTCGATTTACATAAGTTACCATATGGTACTTGGCTGATTAAACCACGGTATACGCCACAAAAGTTTTATACTGAGCAATCCGAAGAAAAGGTCATACTTAAGCCTGAAAGCAAAATAGCCAAAGTTGTTTTTAACTGGATGTCATTTGCAGCAAGTAACAAAAAAGGTAGTGTGGTTTTGAATCCGGATTGGGGCTTTGAGTGGAATTTACACAATACATTTGAGAAGAGTTCGGCTAAACCGTATAAGTATCTTTTCCATCGTTTGGACAAACCGGAGCAGAAAGATATGACTTTTGAACTCTCTGCACCATCTTATTATCCTCCATATACACCGGTAGCTTCAGATGTTCCTTACGGAATTTATAAAGTCATACCGGACACTTCAGCTACGCCTAATATATTTGCTACACCAAAGTCGCAGATCGTCAGGGTAAGCCGAACTAAAAGCTCAATTGCTTTTAAATACGGCAATGTTGAACCTAAAGAAAATAAGGCGACAATTATGGAAAATACCTCACTCGGTGTAAAGGTGATTTTGCCGGAAAATTCGGCACTATCTGGGCTTAAAATTAAGCTCGTGGCGGAAGAACTGAATCAAGTGCCTTCCGCTGTGCAAGCGGCGTATGATAAGTTACCAGTTAAACGTAAGATATATGAGATCCATATTGTCGATGAGCAAGGTAAAGTTGTTCCTGTGCCTGAAAATGAGGTTTGGCAGGTTGAAATACCGCGATTTTACCAAGAGGCCAATGCGGCTGCCTATTATTTATCTCCGAATGGATATCCGATCAAACCGGAACAAAAAGTTGATAATGATCTGATTAGTATGAAGGTAGAACATTTAAGCGTCTATGCCGTTGCGGCGGGTGATATGCCGCAGCCGAAACCAGAACCCCAGCCGAAACCAGAACCCCAACCGAAACCAGAACCGCAGCCGCAACCAGAACCGCAACCTAATCCTAACCCTAATCCGCAGCCCAAACCGGACCAAGAAGATCAGCAACCTAGTTCACATTCTACCTCGGAGTTTGACCTATATCAAAAATTCTTTCTTTCAAACGCATCCTTAAAAGATAGAGAGAAAGGCAGACAACTTAATACCCGTGCAGGGGCTTTACCTAAGACAGGCGAAAAAGGCGAAAAAAGTGTTGCTCCGATAATGCTAATTATCCTGGGCGTTGCCTTGATGGTTGATCTGATAATAAGGAAATTGCAGCAGATCAGAAGAGAAAGATCTTAA
- the pip gene encoding prolyl aminopeptidase, with protein sequence MLNLFPEIKPYHTEYLQVDPIHRIFFTLSGNPAGRPVIYVHGGPGCGCSAIAQRFFDPQYYHIITVDQRGCGQSTPFLEIRNNTTADLASDMEKIRQYLSIDKWIVHGGSWGTTLSLYYAENYPEAVDALVLRGIFLGRDEDIKWLYQGGAGQFFPEAYSAFTSLLPANCSDNIAYYYQKLTNGNDEDLMKYGKAFSTFENSVTTLKPKAINSDITPLDLAMARMECHYFVNHCFMPENYILNNVHRIASIPTFIVHGRYDVDCRPEGAYLLAQKLPSAKLVFTISGHSSMEPEIIDQLIRIQKEMQR encoded by the coding sequence ATGCTGAATCTTTTTCCAGAAATTAAACCTTATCACACAGAATATCTTCAAGTTGACCCGATTCACAGGATATTTTTCACGCTCAGCGGTAATCCGGCCGGCCGCCCTGTTATATACGTACATGGGGGGCCTGGGTGCGGCTGTTCCGCAATTGCCCAACGTTTTTTCGATCCGCAATACTATCATATAATAACCGTAGATCAACGTGGATGTGGCCAAAGTACCCCATTTTTGGAAATAAGGAACAACACCACTGCTGATTTAGCTTCTGACATGGAAAAAATACGCCAGTATCTTTCTATTGACAAATGGATAGTCCATGGTGGTTCTTGGGGCACAACTCTTTCCCTTTACTATGCTGAAAATTATCCGGAAGCAGTTGACGCCCTTGTTTTGCGCGGTATTTTCCTTGGGAGAGACGAAGATATTAAATGGTTGTACCAAGGCGGAGCAGGCCAGTTTTTCCCGGAAGCTTATTCCGCCTTCACATCCCTTTTACCGGCAAATTGTTCTGACAATATTGCTTATTATTACCAAAAGCTTACCAATGGCAATGACGAAGATTTAATGAAATACGGTAAAGCTTTCAGCACATTTGAAAACTCGGTCACCACCTTAAAGCCGAAAGCAATAAATTCAGACATTACGCCACTTGATTTAGCCATGGCACGCATGGAATGCCACTATTTTGTTAACCATTGCTTCATGCCAGAAAATTATATTCTGAATAATGTGCATCGTATCGCTTCTATACCCACCTTTATCGTGCACGGTCGGTACGACGTTGACTGTAGGCCGGAAGGAGCCTATCTACTTGCTCAAAAACTGCCGTCAGCAAAACTCGTCTTCACCATAAGCGGTCACAGTTCCATGGAACCGGAAATAATCGATCAATTAATTCGTATACAAAAAGAAATGCAGCGGTAA